The region TTTCTCCTGATCTTTCGGTACAGGTTCATAATGAGAGAAAGAACGTTTGAAAAGACCCCGTCCTGATGTTATGGACCTGAGAGTCGTAGCGTACCTGTCAAGTTCTGCAAGCGGTACTTTTGCACGTACGATCTGGAAATGCCCTTCGCTGTCCATTCCGCTGATTTTTCCCCTGCGGCCGGAGAGATCACCCATAACGTCGCCCATATAATCTTCAGGAACTTTTACTTCTACATTATAGATCGGCTCAAGAAGAATGGGCTTTGCCTTAAGCATACATGCTTTGAAAACCTCTCTTCCTGCAGACTGGAAAGCTATCTCTTTTGAATCTACCGGATGCTCTTTTCCGTCATAAACAATTGCTTTTACATCAACAACTTTGTAGCCTGCAATAGGGCCGTTTGTCAAAACATCCCGCACACCTTTTTCAACAGCAGGAATAAATACAGCAGAGATTGCACCGCCTTTGACAATATTTGCAAATTCAAATCCCTTACCTGACTCAAGCGGCTCAATCTTCATCCATACCTCTGCAAACTGCCCTGCACCGCCAGTCTGCTTCTTATGGCGGTACTTATCGTCAGCTTTAGCTGTAATGGTTTCGCGATACGGAATTTTGGGACGTTTCTCATCAACTTCAACTCCAAACCTCTCTTTCAAAGCATTTATAATCACTTTCAGATGAAGGTCACCCTGTCCGGAAATGATAGTCTGTTTCAGTTCTGCATCCTGAACAACAGAAAAGCTCGGGTCTTCATCATGAAGCACATGAAGCCCATTGGAGATTTTATCCTCATCTCCCCTGCTCTTCGGATCAATAGCAACACTGATTACTGGTTCGGGAAACTTTATTTGAGGATAAACTATGGGGTTTTTGGGATCTGAAAGTGTATCGCTTGTAGAAGTATATTTTAATTTGACCAATGCTCCTATATCTCCGGCAGAAAGTACTCCTGCTTCCACTCTCTTTTTGCCGTTTAAAAGATATATCTGGCCGATCTTTTCACTTTTTTGATTTATCGAATTATAGACTTCATCGCCTGAACGAATAGATCCTGAAAATACTTTTATTAAAGACAGCTCTCCAACGTGCGCTTCGGAAATAGTCTTAAAAACAAATGCGCTGAAAGGTTCTTCAGCAGATATCTTACGTTCAATTTTTTCATCTTTCCCCGGGACAGTACCTTCTCTTGCAGTAAAATCAGACGGCGCAGGGCCGTATGCTGCGAGGAAATCAAGAAAGCTGTATCCTCCAATATTTTTTGCAGCAGCACTGCACAAAACCGGCATAATTTTTTTATTTAATATGCCCGCTCTTATACCTTTTTGAAGTTGTTCATCATTAAGATCGCCCTGCTCAAAATATATCTCAAGAAGTTCATCATCACTTTCAGCAGCAGCTTCCACTGCCTGGCTTCTCATCTCTTCAGCCTTTGATTTCAAATCATCCGGCAGATCCGATTCAGTTACCTTTCCGCTGCTTTCTTCGAATGTCAGCAGCTTCATCCTGATAACATCAACAATTTTATTAAATCCCTCGCCCTGATTTACAGGAAACTGGAATGCAACAGCGCCGTTACCGTTTCTCTCTTTTATAGATGCAAATACTTTATCAAAATCAGAATGCTCATTGTCAATCCTGTTAACAACAAAACAGCGGGGAATTCCATACTCATCGGCAAAACTGATAACCTGTTCTGTTCCGACTTCTATTCCTTCTACAGAGGACAATACAACAACTGCAAAATCAGCAACACTTAATGTACCCTTTGTATCGCCTAAAAAATCCGAATACCCCGGTGTGTCTATAATATTTACTCTGCACCCTTTGTGTTCTCCGTGAAGGACAGAAGAGCTTATTGAAATCTTTCTTTCAATTTCATCAGGATGATAATCTGATATTGTTGTCCCCTCATCAATCGTTCCAAGTCTGTTGGTCTCGCCCATTGTATAGACTAAAGCCTCTGCAAAAGAGGTTTTGCCAACTCCTCCATGGCCTGCTAATGCAATATTACGGATTTTATCAACAGAGAATTCCTTCACTGAGTACCTCCTTTTTTAATGCTGTTCAACTATTCATCTATCTTGTTAAGAAGATTCTTTTTTACCTGATCTCTTAATATACGCCCTGTAGGCCCTTTGGGGAGTGATGAAAAGAAATGTACTGATCTGGGGCATTTGTAAGCAGCCATTCTCTCCAGACTGTAATTAATAATTTCTTTTTCATCTGCTGTTTTCCCATCCTGCAGCACGATACATGCATGGATATCTTCACCGTGTTTTGGGTCAGGAAGGCCTATTATTACGATCTCTTTTATCTTGGAATGCCCCTGCAGAAATTTCTCAACTTCCCGCGGGTATACATTAAAGCCGCTTTTGACAATTACACTTTTTTTTCTTACAACAATAAATCCGTACCCGTTCTCATCAAGTTTGGCAAAATCTCCTGTTCTGAGCCACCCGTCCCTCAGCACCTCTTCCGTAGCTTTCGGTTTATTCAGGTAACCCTTCATCACATTAGGGCCCCGAACTATTATCTCTCCTACTTCTCCGGGGAAAACCTCCTGATCATCCTCGTCAACTATTCTCATTTCAACACCAGGCAGCGGCAGCCCGACAGAACCTGCATTGAGTTCTCCCCTCGGATCATTTATTGATACTATTGGAGAAGCTTCGGTAAGGCCGTAAGCTTCCAGAATTATAGTATTAAAACGGCCTTCGAATTTATCAATCACTTCCCTGGAAAGCGAATCACCGCTCGAAATACAGTATTTTAATGAGGATATATCTTCACCGGCTTCAACAGGTAAATCCGCCATTTCCCTGAACATAAAAGGCACACCGAAAAAATATGTTGCTTTTTCTCTTAAAATTGTACTGATAACCGAATGTGCGTCAAAACTCGTCATAAGTACAAGGGAAGCCCCTGCTTTAAAAAACGATCCCATAATAAATGAATGCCCGAGAGGGTGTGAAAGCGGAAGCACGCATATTCCTGTATCATTGCTGCTTACAGGAACAGCCTGGTGTACGGCATTAATATTGGAAAGTATGTTTTTATGCGTAAGGCAGGCCCCTTTCGGCCGG is a window of bacterium DNA encoding:
- the fusA gene encoding elongation factor G, with the translated sequence MKEFSVDKIRNIALAGHGGVGKTSFAEALVYTMGETNRLGTIDEGTTISDYHPDEIERKISISSSVLHGEHKGCRVNIIDTPGYSDFLGDTKGTLSVADFAVVVLSSVEGIEVGTEQVISFADEYGIPRCFVVNRIDNEHSDFDKVFASIKERNGNGAVAFQFPVNQGEGFNKIVDVIRMKLLTFEESSGKVTESDLPDDLKSKAEEMRSQAVEAAAESDDELLEIYFEQGDLNDEQLQKGIRAGILNKKIMPVLCSAAAKNIGGYSFLDFLAAYGPAPSDFTAREGTVPGKDEKIERKISAEEPFSAFVFKTISEAHVGELSLIKVFSGSIRSGDEVYNSINQKSEKIGQIYLLNGKKRVEAGVLSAGDIGALVKLKYTSTSDTLSDPKNPIVYPQIKFPEPVISVAIDPKSRGDEDKISNGLHVLHDEDPSFSVVQDAELKQTIISGQGDLHLKVIINALKERFGVEVDEKRPKIPYRETITAKADDKYRHKKQTGGAGQFAEVWMKIEPLESGKGFEFANIVKGGAISAVFIPAVEKGVRDVLTNGPIAGYKVVDVKAIVYDGKEHPVDSKEIAFQSAGREVFKACMLKAKPILLEPIYNVEVKVPEDYMGDVMGDLSGRRGKISGMDSEGHFQIVRAKVPLAELDRYATTLRSITSGRGLFKRSFSHYEPVPKDQEKKIIEGAKAAKESEE
- a CDS encoding long-chain fatty acid--CoA ligase codes for the protein MYNLYKLLEDAAEQHPDNSAIIFLDKRITYQKVKDNADRLAAGFLSLGFQRGDGVGVMLPNGPHFVFVYFAFLKIGVTIIPISIHYKAEEIHHRIEDSESKGIVYWQGYRHRVHEGVEGLEQCSKFIVLGEQVESGEIELTYLTEKNKPIEETVDVDPDENALIVYTAGTTGRPKGACLTHKNILSNINAVHQAVPVSSNDTGICVLPLSHPLGHSFIMGSFFKAGASLVLMTSFDAHSVISTILREKATYFFGVPFMFREMADLPVEAGEDISSLKYCISSGDSLSREVIDKFEGRFNTIILEAYGLTEASPIVSINDPRGELNAGSVGLPLPGVEMRIVDEDDQEVFPGEVGEIIVRGPNVMKGYLNKPKATEEVLRDGWLRTGDFAKLDENGYGFIVVRKKSVIVKSGFNVYPREVEKFLQGHSKIKEIVIIGLPDPKHGEDIHACIVLQDGKTADEKEIINYSLERMAAYKCPRSVHFFSSLPKGPTGRILRDQVKKNLLNKIDE